A single Cryomorphaceae bacterium DNA region contains:
- a CDS encoding (d)CMP kinase — MQKINIAIDGYSSCGKSTLARQLAEKLNYIYIDSGAMYRAITLHALQLGWLHDDGFEREELIVALPHIDVRFARTPEQDKALIHLNGKPVEHLIREMRVSARVSEVAAVPEVRYKLVELQRDMAREKGVVMDGRDIGTNVLPDAHLKLFMTADPMVRAERRFSELKEKGMQVSLDEVHRNLLQRDEEDSNRMVNPLRQAEDAIVIDNTHLTLEGQFQKALNLVKETIQAA; from the coding sequence GTGCAGAAAATAAACATCGCCATTGACGGGTACTCCTCCTGCGGAAAGAGCACCCTGGCCCGCCAACTTGCCGAAAAGCTCAATTACATCTACATAGACTCCGGAGCAATGTACCGTGCCATAACCCTCCACGCCCTTCAATTGGGTTGGCTGCACGACGACGGTTTTGAGCGCGAAGAACTCATTGTCGCCCTTCCCCACATTGATGTGCGCTTTGCCCGCACTCCTGAACAAGACAAGGCTCTGATTCACCTGAACGGAAAGCCGGTGGAGCACCTGATTCGCGAAATGAGGGTTTCCGCCAGGGTGAGCGAGGTGGCAGCAGTGCCTGAGGTGCGCTACAAACTGGTGGAGCTTCAGCGAGACATGGCCCGCGAAAAAGGCGTAGTGATGGACGGAAGAGATATAGGAACCAACGTATTACCCGATGCTCACCTGAAACTCTTTATGACTGCCGACCCCATGGTGCGAGCAGAGAGGCGTTTTAGCGAACTGAAAGAAAAAGGAATGCAGGTGAGCCTGGACGAGGTGCACCGCAATCTGCTGCAGCGCGATGAGGAAGACTCCAACCGCATGGTCAATCCGCTTCGCCAGGCCGAAGATGCCATTGTGATTGACAACACACACCTTACGCTGGAGGGGCAATTTCAAAAAGCGCTGAACCTCGTGAAGGAAACTATTCAGGCTGCATAA
- the lon gene encoding endopeptidase La, which produces MNDFLFDGPFHIMQGGENETEFIPLMTSEEEAEMQNLDTPAELAILPLRNTVLYPGVVIPITVGRDKSIKLINEAYRKKKLIGVVAQKALEIEEPAFEDLNSVGTVAAIIRLLKMPDGNITAIIQGKHKCEMTELVREEPYMVARVKKVKEAMKSPNNEHYQALMSSLKDLSLNIINQSPNIPSEAGFAIKNIESLSFLVNFISSNMNASVEEKQAILETGDLFKRCEIVLKHLTREMQMLELKNDIQTKVKIDMDQQQREYFLHQQMKTIQEELGGNPQEEEIQELAARGEKKKWSDKVRKTFEKELDKLHRMNPQGAEYSVQLNYIETLLDLPWQQYSKDKFDLARAQRILDRDHHGLEKVKERILEHLAVLKLKGDLKAPILCLYGPPGVGKTSLGKSVAEALGRKYVRMSLGGVRDEAEIRGHRKTYIGAMPGRILQSLKRVGTGNPLFVLDEIDKLGRDFHGDPGSALLEVLDPEQNSTFYDNYVEIEYDLSKVLFIATANSLAPIPPALRDRMEVIEVNGYTVEEKIEIAKKHLLPKQFKENGVKKTQLRVTDKVLEKIIEEYTNESGVRTLEKRISKLVRQRAKNIALDEEFEPAVKPEDLTKILGPAHAKDKYQNNDVAGVVTGLAWTPTGGDILFIETSITRGKGKLTLTGNLGDVMKESAMIALEYLKAHSEKLNLDWEVFDKWNIHVHVPEGAVPKDGPSAGITMLTAMASAFTQQKVKKYLAMTGEITLRGKVLPVGGIKEKILAAKRANIKEIILSKHNQKDIEDINPKYLKGLTFHYVDEMIEVVQLALLKEKVVNALKVA; this is translated from the coding sequence ATGAACGACTTTTTATTTGACGGCCCATTTCACATTATGCAAGGCGGCGAGAACGAAACAGAGTTTATTCCGCTGATGACTTCCGAAGAGGAAGCCGAAATGCAGAACCTCGATACTCCTGCCGAATTGGCCATTCTTCCACTACGCAATACAGTACTTTATCCGGGCGTGGTGATTCCCATTACAGTGGGACGTGATAAATCCATTAAACTCATCAACGAGGCCTACCGCAAAAAGAAATTAATTGGCGTGGTGGCCCAAAAGGCCCTCGAAATTGAAGAGCCCGCTTTTGAAGACCTGAATAGCGTGGGTACCGTGGCCGCCATTATCCGGTTGCTCAAAATGCCCGACGGAAACATTACGGCCATTATTCAGGGTAAGCACAAATGCGAAATGACTGAGCTGGTGCGCGAAGAACCCTACATGGTAGCGCGTGTGAAGAAGGTGAAAGAGGCCATGAAAAGCCCCAACAACGAGCATTACCAGGCGCTGATGAGCTCGCTGAAAGATTTATCGCTCAACATCATCAACCAATCACCCAACATTCCGAGCGAGGCCGGCTTTGCCATTAAAAATATTGAGAGCCTGAGCTTTTTGGTGAATTTCATCTCCTCCAACATGAACGCATCGGTGGAGGAAAAACAAGCCATCCTCGAAACCGGCGACCTCTTTAAACGCTGCGAAATTGTGCTCAAGCACCTCACGCGAGAGATGCAAATGCTGGAGTTGAAAAACGACATCCAGACAAAGGTCAAAATTGACATGGATCAGCAGCAGCGCGAGTATTTCCTTCACCAACAGATGAAAACCATTCAGGAAGAACTGGGTGGCAATCCGCAGGAAGAAGAAATTCAGGAACTGGCGGCGCGCGGCGAAAAAAAGAAATGGAGCGACAAAGTGCGCAAAACTTTTGAAAAAGAGCTTGATAAGCTTCACCGGATGAATCCTCAGGGCGCCGAGTACTCGGTGCAACTCAACTACATTGAAACCCTGCTCGATTTGCCTTGGCAGCAATACAGCAAAGACAAATTTGACCTGGCACGTGCACAGCGCATTCTGGACCGCGACCACCACGGACTGGAAAAAGTAAAAGAGCGCATCCTTGAACACCTGGCTGTACTCAAACTCAAAGGCGACCTCAAGGCCCCGATTCTTTGTCTTTACGGCCCTCCCGGGGTGGGTAAAACCAGTCTCGGTAAATCAGTGGCCGAAGCCCTGGGCCGGAAATACGTGCGTATGTCGCTGGGTGGCGTACGCGACGAAGCCGAAATCCGCGGCCACCGCAAAACATACATCGGCGCAATGCCCGGCAGAATTCTCCAAAGCCTGAAGCGCGTAGGAACAGGCAACCCGCTCTTTGTACTGGATGAAATTGACAAATTGGGCCGCGATTTTCACGGTGACCCTGGATCAGCGCTGCTCGAGGTCCTCGACCCTGAACAAAACAGCACCTTCTACGACAATTACGTGGAAATTGAATACGATCTCAGCAAAGTGCTGTTCATTGCTACGGCCAACTCACTGGCTCCCATCCCCCCTGCCTTGCGCGACCGGATGGAAGTCATTGAAGTGAACGGCTACACCGTTGAAGAAAAAATTGAAATCGCCAAAAAACACCTGCTTCCCAAGCAGTTCAAGGAAAATGGCGTGAAAAAAACCCAATTGCGGGTTACCGACAAGGTGTTGGAAAAAATCATTGAGGAATACACCAACGAAAGTGGTGTGAGAACGCTGGAAAAACGCATTTCAAAACTTGTGCGTCAACGTGCCAAGAATATTGCCCTCGATGAGGAATTTGAGCCTGCTGTAAAACCCGAAGACCTGACCAAAATACTGGGTCCGGCACACGCCAAAGACAAGTACCAGAACAACGACGTGGCCGGTGTGGTAACAGGATTGGCATGGACACCCACCGGTGGCGACATTCTATTCATTGAGACCAGCATTACCCGTGGCAAAGGCAAGCTCACCCTCACCGGAAACCTTGGCGACGTGATGAAGGAATCGGCCATGATTGCGCTGGAATACCTCAAAGCCCACAGTGAGAAATTAAACCTCGACTGGGAGGTATTTGACAAGTGGAACATCCACGTGCACGTGCCCGAAGGCGCTGTGCCTAAGGATGGACCCTCGGCCGGAATTACCATGCTTACAGCGATGGCCTCTGCCTTTACCCAACAAAAAGTGAAAAAATACCTCGCCATGACCGGTGAGATTACGCTGCGCGGCAAGGTGCTTCCCGTGGGAGGTATCAAGGAAAAAATCCTGGCGGCGAAGCGCGCCAACATCAAGGAAATCATCCTCTCCAAACACAACCAAAAGGACATTGAGGATATCAACCCGAAATACCTCAAAGGCCTCACCTTTCACTATGTGGATGAAATGATTGAAGTGGTGCAGCTGGCTCTTCTGAAGGAAAAGGTGGTGAATGCCCTGAAAGTAGCCTGA
- a CDS encoding glucose-1-phosphate thymidylyltransferase codes for MNIILFDDNRHLDLRPLTYTRPIGDLRLGILRIHEKWSRRMNAEVSFLTMPYLMERFPIRKANDNILINAAVLPNNSLCDAIGSLGSKQVLLNPDGAIVAMHIPKEMLDGISLNLYMKLLEDMAHSLQKEVFRSQFDALHRCSDIFALNEKELQADFDLLCAGRTSADLSGDNRIRGEQFFAEEEATAYGAIFNATSGPVYLANNSEVMEGATVRGGLALCEHATLKMGSKIYGPTTIGPHSKVGGEVNNCVIQGYTNKGHDGFIGNSVIGEWCNLGADTNTSNLKNNYGEVKTWSYRDEALTPSGRHFVGLTMGDHSKCGINTMFNTGTTVGVFANVFGTGFPPKFIPSFAWGGQTPFETYELNKALEVAKVVMSRRDIELSAADENILKEVFELSARYRS; via the coding sequence ATGAACATCATCCTCTTTGACGACAACCGACATTTGGATTTAAGGCCGCTCACCTACACACGCCCCATAGGCGACCTGCGATTGGGCATCTTGCGCATCCACGAAAAATGGTCGCGCAGGATGAACGCCGAGGTAAGTTTCCTCACCATGCCATATCTCATGGAGCGATTTCCGATACGAAAGGCCAACGATAACATTCTGATCAACGCCGCGGTGCTTCCCAACAACTCACTTTGCGATGCCATTGGCTCACTGGGCAGCAAGCAAGTACTACTCAATCCCGACGGAGCAATCGTTGCCATGCACATTCCCAAAGAAATGCTGGACGGCATAAGCCTGAACCTGTATATGAAGCTGCTCGAAGACATGGCCCACAGCCTTCAAAAAGAAGTTTTTCGCAGCCAGTTTGACGCACTGCACAGATGCTCTGACATTTTTGCCTTGAACGAAAAAGAACTTCAAGCCGATTTTGATTTGCTCTGCGCGGGGAGAACCTCGGCCGACCTCTCTGGTGATAACCGGATACGCGGTGAGCAGTTCTTTGCCGAAGAAGAGGCCACGGCATACGGAGCCATTTTTAACGCTACAAGCGGCCCTGTTTACCTGGCGAATAACAGCGAAGTGATGGAAGGCGCTACCGTTCGCGGTGGGCTTGCTCTCTGCGAGCACGCCACGCTGAAAATGGGATCCAAAATATACGGCCCCACCACCATTGGCCCGCACAGTAAAGTGGGCGGCGAAGTGAACAACTGCGTGATTCAAGGCTACACCAACAAAGGCCACGACGGCTTTATCGGGAACTCTGTGATTGGCGAATGGTGTAACCTGGGCGCAGATACCAACACCTCCAACCTCAAGAACAACTACGGCGAGGTTAAAACATGGAGCTACCGCGACGAGGCGCTCACCCCTTCGGGACGCCATTTTGTGGGACTCACCATGGGCGACCACAGCAAATGCGGCATCAACACCATGTTCAATACAGGTACTACGGTAGGAGTATTTGCCAACGTGTTCGGTACGGGCTTCCCACCGAAGTTCATTCCCTCCTTTGCGTGGGGTGGCCAGACGCCATTCGAAACCTATGAGCTCAACAAAGCGTTGGAGGTAGCAAAGGTGGTGATGAGCCGACGCGACATTGAACTTTCAGCAGCCGATGAAAACATCCTGAAGGAAGTTTTTGAACTATCGGCGCGCTACCGATCGTAG
- a CDS encoding type B 50S ribosomal protein L31: protein MKKDIHPSNYRFVVFKDVGNDYTFLGKSTADSKETIKWEDGNEYPLIKVEISHTTHPFFTGKMQLVDTAGRVDKFNKRYAKWGKKEDNNQE from the coding sequence ATGAAAAAAGACATTCATCCCTCAAACTATCGCTTCGTTGTTTTTAAAGACGTAGGAAACGATTACACGTTCCTCGGAAAATCAACTGCGGACTCGAAAGAGACCATCAAATGGGAGGATGGCAACGAATATCCACTTATCAAAGTGGAGATTTCGCACACCACACACCCTTTCTTCACTGGTAAAATGCAGCTGGTTGATACCGCCGGTCGTGTTGACAAATTCAACAAGCGCTACGCCAAGTGGGGTAAAAAAGAAGACAACAACCAGGAGTAG